A single genomic interval of Ischnura elegans chromosome 3, ioIscEleg1.1, whole genome shotgun sequence harbors:
- the LOC124155637 gene encoding uncharacterized protein LOC124155637, whose product MSAQVPHAARGGRPSLAFIQSYFSFDEETGCSTCTIEDDKGMQCGQTFKGKASCKLEKHVHTKHPASNALCAIIKARIEMEKERIHKRYSHEHNEQERQTNTPGPSRTTVRKRKADTITIKMSKTRLFEACRELTTKNGRPFSVVEDSGMRMIIDPIVNALREQSGETNLCVNRKNIRDSVQEEAAAMREQIKADVIGRLICLKLDCATRLERSVIGINIQFIMEGKIILRNLCVKQLYCAHTAENLKTEIKNVLHTYGISLKQIYSITTDNASNMIKTVSLLREDFMESCSSEEEEPIKSDADSEELDGQKVDLALGVDGNDEYSGIGTDSSDNASSSLLLWPKTIDDVLHSLKECGIIGQRCAAHTLELAVGDALKSHRGIINKAQTMCKSLRNPSSSEFLRGLGLAKPIINCETRWHSTADMLESLLRLKNVSAEAMKKCRRKVFLSEAEWNELSNMSSALIPCRIAIKKVQAEQLTVGDFLEAWLRCKLTIAGMTSIQLAQDIFDAMQRREKTLFHQDTVIGAIYIDPRYQVLLSGDEKGRAIEFLASLWSRLQELAGIKEARREPAVSDEELVVDNDEDPIESLLKNKERIQKQNSPGCNRGISIKTLLEEFSGVPRISKSQNILLYWESQKSKKPELYALANVALTLPMTQVSVERIFSNLKFVLSVLRGKLCPQVVEDVLLVRCNKLFKDSYI is encoded by the exons ATGAGTGCACAAGTGCCCCATGCAGCAAGAGGCGGAAGGCCGAGCCTCGCCTTCATTCAAAGCTACTTTTCATTTGATGAAGAAACCGGCTGCTCTACCTGTACTATTGAAGACGACAAAGGAATGCAATGTGGCCAAACATTTAAG GGAAAGGCATCGTGCAAATTGGAGAAGCATGTGCATACTAAACATCCTGCATCAAATGCTTTATGTGCAATTATTAAAGCTAGGATAGAAATGGAGAAAGAAAGGATTCATAAAA GGTATTCCCATGAACACAATGAGCAAGAGAGGCAGACCAACACTCCTGGACCTTCCAGAACAACCGTGAGAAAGCGCAAGGCAGACACAATCACGATCAAGATGTCAAAGACTCGACTCTTCGAAGCCTGTAGAGAGCTCACGACAAAAAATGGGCGTCCATTTAGTGTTGTAGAGGATAGTGGGATGAGGATGATAATTGATCCCATAGTAAATGCACTAAGGGAACAATCTGGAGAAACCAACTTATGCGTCAACCGAAAGAATATTCGGGATAGTGTTCAAGAAGAGGCCGCTGCGATGCGGGAACAGATTAAGGCAGATGTAATTGGTAggctaatttgtttaaaattagacTGTGCCACAAGGTTAGAGAGATCTGTCATAGGAATAAACATTCAATtcataatggaagggaaaataaTCCTACgcaatctttgtgtcaaacagcTTTATTGTGCACATACGGCTGAAAACTTGAAGACCGAAATCAAAAATGTTCTACATACTTATGGGATTTCGTTAAAGCAAATATATTCAATTACAACGGACAATgcatcaaatatgattaaaacagTTTCCCTCTTGAGAGAAGATTTTATGGAGAGCTGTTCCAGCGAAGAGGAAGAACCTATCAAAAGTGATGCAGATAGTGAAGAACTGGACGGACAAAAAGTAGATTTAGCTTTAGGCGTCGATGGTAATGATGAATATTCAGGTATTGGCACTGATTCCTCGGATAATGCGTCTTCATCCTTATTGCTGTGGCCTAAAACAATCGATGATGTACTACACTCTCTTAAAGAATGTGGCATTATCGGCCAACGGTGTGCGGCCCATACCCTTGAGCTGGCAGTAGGTGACGCTCTGAAAAGTCACAGGGGAATAATAAATAAAGCACAGACCATGTGCAAATCACTAAGAAATCCCTCGTCGTCTGAATTTCTCCGTGGCCTAGGGCTCGCAAAGCCAATAATTAACTGCGAAACTCGTTGGCATTCTACTGCTGACATGTTGGAGTCCCTATTGCGCCTGAAAAATGTAAGTGCAGAGGCAATGAAAAAATGCCGTAGAAAAGTTTTCTTATCGGAGGCGGAATGGAATGAATTGTCCAACATGAGTTCTGCCTTAATTCCATGTAGGATAGCCATTAAGAAAGTACAGGCCGAACAATTGACCGTGGGCGACTTTCTTGAAGCGTGGCTAAGATGTAAGCTAACTATAGCGGGAATGACCTCAATACAACTAGCACAAGATATTTTTGACGCGATGCAACGCAGAGAAAAGACTCTATTTCACCAAGATACAGTTATTGGAGCGATTTATATCGATCCTAGGTATCAAGTGTTGCTGTCAGGGGACGAGAAGGGAAGGGCCATAGAGTTCCTAGCTTCATTGTGGTCGCGTCTACAGGAGTTGGCGGGTATAAAAGAAGCTCGGAGGGAACCAGCAGTTTCTGACGAAGAATTGGTGGTAGATAATGACGAAGATCCAATTGAAAGCCttctgaaaaataaagagagaatccAGAAGCAAAACTCACCAGGGTGCAACCGTGGAATTTCCATCAAAACGTTATTGGAAGAGTTCTCTGGGGTCCCGAGAATAAGTAAAAGTCAGAACATTTTGCTGTAttgggaatcacaaaagtcaaaGAAACCTGAGTTGTATGCTTTGGCTAACGTAGCATTAACCCTTCCGATGACGCAAGTTAGTGTTGAACggattttctcaaatttgaaattcgtTCTCAGCGTTCTGCGCGGTAAACTATGTCCTCAAGTGGTAGAAGATGTTCTGCTTGTCAGATGCAATAAGTTATTCAAAGATAGTTATATATGA